One Rhizobium sp. NRK18 genomic window carries:
- a CDS encoding DUF2892 domain-containing protein → MNVDRAVLGFAGFMVLLSLVLTYAVSPYFVWLTVFVGANMLQSAFTGFCPAAMILKKLGIRPGNAF, encoded by the coding sequence ATGAACGTTGATCGTGCAGTTCTCGGCTTTGCCGGTTTCATGGTGCTCTTATCTCTCGTGCTGACCTATGCGGTCAGCCCGTATTTCGTCTGGCTGACCGTCTTTGTTGGCGCCAACATGTTGCAATCGGCCTTCACCGGCTTCTGCCCGGCGGCCATGATCCTGAAGAAGCTCGGCATCCGGCCGGGCAACGCGTTTTGA
- a CDS encoding efflux RND transporter permease subunit — protein sequence MKHGLGIAGGLTKTFISSPLTPLFLLAAFALGLIALMTLPREEEPQISVPMVDIFVKAEGLKAEDAAKLVTEPLETIVKGINGVEHVYSQTSDDQVMVTVRFLVGTSGDAAVLRVHDKIMANMDRIPVGIPEPMIVGRTIDDVAIMALTLTPSEDKGAGVTANDLTRIASELRVQLSTIDNVGLTYLVGETGDAIRIAPIPEKLALYGVTLQQLTGKVTAANRSFSTGLVRDGGKQIDVVAGETLRSPAEIGNLLLTTRDNRPVYVRDVADVSFVTDTADTHVSSITRGKDGEPVRVPAVTLAIAKRAGANAVVVSDQILAKVDELKGKLLPDSVSVEVTRNYGETANEKANELLFHLGLATLSIIALVWIAIGRREAMVVAIVIPVTILLTLFAANLMGYTLNRVSLFALIFSIGILVDDAIVVIENIARHWGMGGSDRRQSAIEAVAEVGNPTIVATLTVVAALLPMMFVSGMMGPYMSPIPANASAAMIFSFFVAVMVTPWLMLKIAGKADLHADTDHGTGGRLGRAYAAVARPILKTKTRSWIFLLAVGVATLGSLTLFYTKDVTVKLLPFDNKSELQVTVDLPEGSSVEDTDAVVQAVARVALAEPEVISMQTHAGTAAPFNFNGLVRHSYLRSKPDMGDVQINLTPKGDRDRSSHEIAIDLRNRLKDIAMPDGTSLKVVEPPPGPPVMATLLAEIYGPDAETRRTVALKVEEAFKSVPFIVDVDNSFGTPAPRLRATISTDDLDFYGVSESDVFDTLKTLNGDTVVGYSHRGGGRAPIPIEIARPKGAKVLDERFLSTPVPANVLPGSRAVVELGDVVKISREQASYPLFRHNGRFAEMVTAELAGQYEAPLYGMLAVQDAIDKMDWTGLEKPVISLHGQPTDESHPTLLWDGEWEVTWVTFRDMGAAFMVALIGIYILVVAQFGSFKVPLVILTPIPLTFIGILGGHWIFHAPFTATSMIGFIALAGIIVRNSILLVDFIRHARSEDRPLTEVLIEAGSIRFKPILLTALAAMIGAAVILTDPIFQGLAISLLFGLASSTLLTVLVIPAIYRVLRT from the coding sequence ATGAAGCACGGCCTTGGAATTGCCGGCGGCCTGACGAAGACCTTCATCTCGTCGCCGCTGACACCGCTCTTTCTGCTCGCCGCCTTCGCGCTCGGCCTCATCGCCCTGATGACGCTGCCGCGCGAGGAAGAGCCGCAGATCTCCGTCCCGATGGTCGATATCTTCGTGAAGGCCGAGGGGCTGAAGGCGGAGGATGCCGCCAAGCTCGTCACCGAACCGCTGGAAACAATCGTCAAGGGTATCAACGGCGTCGAGCACGTCTACTCGCAGACCAGCGACGATCAGGTCATGGTCACGGTCCGCTTCCTCGTCGGCACGTCCGGCGATGCGGCGGTGCTGCGCGTCCATGACAAGATCATGGCCAACATGGATCGCATTCCGGTCGGCATTCCCGAACCGATGATCGTCGGTCGCACCATCGACGACGTGGCGATCATGGCCCTGACGCTGACGCCGTCCGAAGACAAGGGCGCCGGCGTCACGGCCAATGACCTCACCCGCATTGCCAGCGAATTGCGCGTCCAGCTGTCGACCATCGACAATGTCGGCCTCACCTATCTGGTCGGCGAGACGGGTGACGCCATCCGTATCGCTCCGATCCCGGAAAAGCTTGCGCTCTATGGCGTCACGCTGCAGCAGTTGACCGGCAAGGTGACGGCGGCCAACCGGTCCTTCTCCACCGGCCTCGTGCGCGACGGCGGCAAGCAGATCGACGTCGTCGCCGGCGAGACGCTGCGCTCTCCGGCCGAGATCGGCAATCTCCTGCTGACGACGCGCGACAACCGGCCGGTCTATGTGCGCGACGTCGCCGATGTCTCCTTCGTCACCGACACTGCCGACACCCATGTCTCGTCCATCACCCGTGGCAAGGACGGCGAGCCGGTGCGCGTGCCCGCCGTCACCCTGGCGATCGCCAAGCGCGCCGGCGCCAATGCCGTCGTCGTTTCCGATCAGATTCTTGCCAAGGTCGATGAGCTGAAGGGCAAGCTGCTGCCGGATTCAGTCTCGGTCGAAGTCACGCGAAACTATGGCGAGACGGCGAACGAAAAGGCCAACGAGCTTCTCTTCCATCTCGGGCTTGCGACACTGTCGATCATCGCGCTCGTCTGGATCGCGATCGGTCGCCGCGAGGCGATGGTGGTGGCGATCGTCATTCCGGTGACGATCCTGTTGACGCTCTTTGCCGCCAACCTGATGGGCTACACGCTGAACCGCGTCTCGCTGTTCGCCCTCATCTTCTCCATCGGCATTCTCGTCGACGATGCCATCGTCGTCATCGAAAACATTGCCCGCCACTGGGGCATGGGCGGCTCCGACCGGCGGCAATCGGCGATCGAGGCCGTCGCCGAGGTCGGCAACCCGACGATCGTCGCAACCCTGACCGTGGTCGCGGCACTCCTGCCGATGATGTTCGTCTCCGGCATGATGGGGCCGTACATGAGCCCGATCCCGGCGAATGCGTCGGCCGCGATGATCTTCTCCTTCTTCGTCGCCGTCATGGTCACGCCGTGGCTGATGCTGAAGATCGCCGGCAAGGCGGATTTGCATGCCGACACCGACCACGGCACCGGCGGTCGCCTGGGCCGCGCCTATGCCGCGGTCGCCCGCCCGATCCTCAAGACCAAGACGCGCAGCTGGATCTTCCTCCTCGCCGTCGGCGTCGCCACGCTCGGCTCGCTGACGCTGTTCTATACCAAGGACGTGACCGTCAAGCTGCTGCCCTTCGACAACAAGTCGGAACTGCAGGTGACGGTCGACCTGCCGGAAGGTTCGTCGGTCGAAGACACCGATGCCGTGGTCCAGGCGGTGGCGCGCGTCGCGCTCGCCGAGCCTGAAGTCATCTCCATGCAGACGCATGCCGGAACCGCAGCACCCTTCAATTTCAACGGGCTGGTACGCCATTCCTATCTGCGCTCGAAGCCCGACATGGGCGATGTGCAGATCAACTTGACGCCGAAGGGCGATCGCGACCGCTCGAGCCACGAGATCGCCATCGACCTGCGCAATCGGCTGAAGGACATCGCAATGCCGGATGGCACCTCGCTGAAGGTTGTCGAACCGCCGCCGGGACCGCCGGTCATGGCGACGCTGCTCGCCGAAATCTACGGACCCGACGCCGAGACCCGCCGCACCGTGGCGCTCAAGGTCGAGGAGGCCTTCAAGTCGGTTCCCTTCATCGTCGATGTCGACAATTCCTTCGGCACTCCGGCGCCACGGCTGCGCGCGACGATTTCCACCGACGATCTTGATTTCTACGGGGTCTCGGAAAGCGATGTCTTCGACACGTTGAAGACGCTGAATGGCGACACGGTTGTCGGCTATTCGCATCGTGGCGGCGGACGCGCGCCGATCCCGATCGAGATCGCAAGGCCCAAGGGCGCCAAGGTTCTCGACGAACGGTTCCTGTCGACGCCGGTTCCGGCCAATGTTCTGCCCGGCTCGCGCGCCGTCGTCGAACTCGGCGATGTCGTCAAGATATCGCGGGAGCAGGCGTCCTATCCCCTGTTTCGGCACAATGGCCGCTTCGCCGAGATGGTGACGGCCGAGCTTGCAGGTCAGTACGAAGCACCGCTTTACGGCATGCTCGCCGTCCAGGACGCGATCGACAAAATGGATTGGACGGGTCTCGAAAAGCCGGTGATCTCGCTGCACGGCCAGCCGACCGACGAGAGCCATCCGACGCTGTTGTGGGATGGCGAATGGGAAGTGACATGGGTGACGTTCCGCGACATGGGTGCTGCCTTCATGGTCGCCCTGATCGGCATCTATATCCTGGTCGTCGCCCAGTTCGGCTCGTTCAAGGTGCCGCTCGTCATCCTGACGCCGATCCCGCTGACCTTCATCGGCATCCTCGGCGGCCACTGGATCTTCCATGCGCCGTTCACCGCCACGTCGATGATCGGCTTCATCGCGCTTGCCGGCATCATCGTCCGCAATTCGATCCTGCTCGTCGACTTCATTCGCCACGCAAGATCGGAAGACCGGCCGCTGACCGAGGTCTTGATCGAGGCCGGGTCGATCCGCTTCAAGCCGATCCTGCTGACGGCACTGGCCGCCATGATCGGCGCGGCGGTCATCCTCACCGACCCGATCTTCCAGGGCCTGGCGATCTCGCTACTGTTCGGCCTAGCCTCGTCGACCCTGCTGACCGTCCTCGTGATCCCGGCCATCTATCGGGTTCTGAGGACGTAA
- a CDS encoding efflux RND transporter periplasmic adaptor subunit produces the protein MGWKAFVLSGALTLGLAGGAVDAAAETLRLEPASMTEWKAVYGRVEARDSVPARARLGGTIIALNVTEGDTVKAGDVLALVKDDKIDFQIAATNAQLSGLQASLANAQSELTRGEQLLKSGVTTTQRLDQLRTQVDVIANQIGATEAQRAVIEEQAKEGQVLAPVDGKVLTVPVTRGAVALAGETIATVGGGGFFLRLAIPERHAATLKQGAAIEIDGVDGTSATEGRLAKIYPEIDNGRVIADVEVADLPTAFVNARVLVRLPVGSHEALLVPQAAIVNRFGVDYVSVIADGVTSERAVVIGQTVSDKGKDMVEILTGLAAGEEVQLP, from the coding sequence ATGGGGTGGAAAGCCTTCGTCTTGTCCGGCGCTCTGACGCTTGGTCTCGCGGGCGGCGCGGTTGACGCCGCAGCCGAGACGCTGCGCCTGGAACCGGCCAGCATGACCGAATGGAAGGCTGTCTACGGACGGGTGGAAGCGCGCGACAGCGTTCCCGCCCGCGCCCGTTTGGGTGGCACCATCATTGCGCTGAACGTGACCGAGGGCGATACCGTCAAGGCCGGTGATGTGCTGGCCTTGGTCAAGGACGACAAGATAGACTTTCAGATTGCCGCGACGAATGCCCAGCTTTCCGGCCTGCAGGCATCGCTCGCCAACGCGCAGAGCGAACTGACGCGCGGCGAGCAACTTTTGAAAAGCGGCGTGACCACGACGCAGCGGCTCGACCAGCTGCGCACTCAGGTTGACGTCATCGCCAACCAGATCGGCGCGACCGAAGCACAGCGTGCCGTCATCGAGGAGCAGGCGAAGGAAGGGCAGGTGCTGGCGCCGGTCGACGGCAAGGTGCTGACCGTGCCCGTGACCCGAGGCGCCGTCGCGCTGGCCGGTGAAACCATTGCCACGGTCGGTGGCGGCGGCTTCTTCCTGCGTCTCGCCATTCCCGAGCGCCATGCCGCCACGCTGAAACAGGGCGCGGCAATCGAGATCGACGGCGTCGATGGCACCAGCGCCACCGAAGGCCGGCTTGCCAAGATCTATCCGGAAATCGACAATGGCAGGGTGATCGCCGATGTCGAGGTCGCCGATCTGCCGACGGCCTTCGTCAACGCCCGCGTGCTTGTCCGCCTGCCGGTCGGCAGTCACGAGGCGCTGCTGGTCCCGCAGGCTGCGATCGTCAACCGGTTCGGGGTCGACTATGTGTCCGTGATCGCCGATGGCGTCACGTCCGAGCGCGCCGTCGTGATCGGCCAGACGGTCTCCGACAAGGGCAAGGACATGGTCGAGATCCTGACGGGCCTTGCTGCCGGCGAAGAGGTTCAGCTGCCATGA
- a CDS encoding ABC transporter permease yields the protein MRTGFSFSRFLAVLVKEFIQMRRDRVTFAMMVALPIVQLLLFGYAINTDPRHLPTLVDIRDSGPLTRALIAGLNNSTYFDIRGAVSGEKQADAAFAAGRATFIIVVPGNFERDVVRGEKPSVLLAADASDPTATGGAVGALNGIIEAALTDSLPGALKHLAPQAPPYDIVVHKHFNPAGVTAFNIVPGLLAIIISMTMIMITAVAIVRETERGTMETLISTPVRPAEVMLGKILPYVLVGYVQTLVFLVIALVLFAVPFEGSGWAFLAGLNLFIVVNLALGFLFSTVARNQMQAMQMSFFFILPSVLLSGFMFPFAGMPGWAQAVGSVIPATHFVRIVRKVMLKGAGMVDIVPDMTALGLIMVVITVVAMLRYRQTLD from the coding sequence ATGAGGACGGGCTTCTCCTTCAGCCGCTTCCTGGCCGTGCTCGTCAAGGAATTCATCCAGATGCGGCGCGACCGCGTCACCTTCGCCATGATGGTGGCCCTGCCGATCGTCCAGCTTTTGCTGTTCGGCTACGCCATCAACACCGATCCGCGCCATCTGCCGACCCTCGTCGATATCCGCGACAGCGGACCGCTGACCCGGGCGCTCATCGCAGGGCTGAACAATTCCACCTATTTCGACATTCGCGGCGCGGTTTCCGGAGAGAAACAGGCGGATGCGGCATTTGCCGCCGGCCGGGCGACCTTCATCATCGTCGTCCCCGGCAATTTCGAGCGCGACGTCGTACGCGGCGAGAAGCCTTCGGTGCTGCTTGCCGCCGACGCCTCCGATCCGACGGCGACCGGCGGTGCAGTCGGCGCGCTGAACGGCATCATCGAGGCGGCACTCACCGACAGCCTGCCGGGCGCCCTCAAGCATCTTGCGCCACAGGCGCCGCCTTACGACATCGTCGTCCACAAGCATTTCAATCCGGCCGGCGTCACCGCCTTCAACATCGTCCCCGGCCTGCTGGCGATCATCATTTCGATGACGATGATCATGATCACCGCGGTCGCCATCGTGCGCGAAACCGAGCGTGGGACGATGGAGACGCTGATCTCCACCCCCGTCCGGCCCGCCGAGGTGATGCTCGGCAAGATCCTGCCCTACGTCTTGGTCGGCTATGTGCAGACGCTGGTCTTTCTGGTGATTGCGCTCGTGCTTTTTGCGGTTCCCTTCGAAGGCAGCGGCTGGGCCTTCCTCGCCGGGCTCAACCTGTTCATTGTCGTCAACCTGGCGCTTGGCTTCCTGTTCTCGACGGTGGCCAGAAACCAGATGCAGGCCATGCAGATGTCCTTCTTCTTCATCCTTCCGTCGGTCCTCCTGTCGGGCTTCATGTTCCCCTTCGCCGGCATGCCCGGCTGGGCGCAGGCCGTCGGCAGCGTCATCCCCGCCACGCATTTCGTCCGCATCGTCCGCAAGGTGATGCTGAAAGGGGCCGGCATGGTCGACATCGTGCCGGACATGACCGCGCTCGGCCTGATCATGGTGGTGATCACGGTCGTCGCCATGCTGCGCTACCGGCAGACCCTCGACTGA
- a CDS encoding ABC transporter permease — protein MRMLDRKLTRDFARLWAQIIAVALVMACGVATIVIAIGAYRSLDESRSAFYERYRFADVFAGATRAPDYLKDRILGIDGVARADLRIVRPVVLDMETMSEPATGTVISIPDFGQPSVNRLYVRTGRLPAPDRDGEVAVNESFAKAHRMAPGSRFRAIMDGHKRLLTVTGIVLSPEYVYAIGPGDMVPDPRRFGVLYMSKKEISGLFDMDGAFNDVALQLLRGASSATVVDALDVILKPYGGQGAYLRDRQVSHTFLDNELIQLRAMASVIPPVFLFVAAFLVNMILSRLIALEREQIGLLKAVGYGNAAIVWHYAKLTIVIAVLGVAIGAAAGNWAGRGLTRLYAEFYSFPVLVFAESIDLYVISAAIAVAAALAGAARAIAGAVVLPAAVAMQAPAPVRYRSVFGIGQTITRHFSQMTVMAFRQIIRRPLRALLTTVGASFSVALLVTALFSFDSINFMIDAVFFQVERQDATLSFDRNRGPAALQSVAALPGVMRAEPFRAEQAILTNGHREKRLPITGLPDGTDLARIVDLGLHPLDPPASGLMISDRVARYLGVGMGDRIWVDLVDRDHKRVDVTVTGIVESYVGLVAYMRLDELDHLAGDGARLTGVRISVDRTRLDALYRKLKAIPAIGAVALQGVSRDNFRKTIAENITIMTTVYTILAVIITFGLIYNSARIQLSERARELASLRVLGFTRAEVSSVLLIELAVIIAFAQPLGWLFGWLFSWSVVEGFDSDLFRIPFVINLSTFAVASLVVIIAAALSALIVRRRVDRLDLVRVLKTRE, from the coding sequence ATGAGGATGCTCGATCGCAAGCTGACACGGGACTTTGCCAGGCTGTGGGCGCAGATCATTGCGGTGGCTCTGGTCATGGCCTGTGGCGTGGCGACGATCGTGATCGCCATTGGCGCCTATCGCTCGCTGGACGAAAGCCGGAGCGCATTCTACGAGCGCTATCGCTTTGCCGACGTGTTTGCCGGCGCCACCCGCGCACCGGACTATTTGAAGGATCGGATCCTCGGCATCGACGGTGTGGCGAGGGCGGATCTGCGCATCGTCCGCCCGGTCGTGCTGGACATGGAGACAATGAGCGAACCGGCGACCGGCACGGTCATCTCCATTCCGGATTTCGGCCAGCCGTCGGTCAACAGGCTCTATGTCCGGACCGGACGGCTGCCGGCGCCCGATCGCGACGGGGAGGTTGCCGTCAACGAGAGCTTCGCCAAGGCGCATCGCATGGCTCCGGGCTCTCGGTTCCGTGCCATCATGGACGGCCACAAACGCCTCTTGACGGTTACCGGCATCGTTCTGTCGCCGGAGTATGTCTATGCCATCGGACCGGGCGACATGGTTCCGGACCCCCGTCGTTTCGGCGTCCTCTACATGTCGAAGAAGGAAATATCCGGCCTGTTCGACATGGACGGCGCTTTCAACGACGTGGCGCTGCAGTTGCTTCGCGGCGCCAGTAGCGCGACCGTGGTCGATGCGCTCGATGTGATATTGAAGCCCTATGGCGGGCAGGGCGCCTATCTGCGTGACCGGCAGGTCTCGCATACCTTCCTCGACAATGAACTCATCCAGTTGCGGGCCATGGCTTCGGTCATCCCGCCCGTCTTCCTGTTCGTCGCCGCCTTTCTGGTCAACATGATACTCAGCCGGCTGATCGCTCTGGAGCGGGAGCAGATCGGTCTCCTGAAGGCGGTCGGTTACGGCAACGCGGCGATCGTGTGGCATTATGCCAAGCTGACCATCGTCATCGCGGTTCTCGGCGTGGCGATCGGCGCTGCCGCCGGAAACTGGGCGGGCCGCGGTCTCACCCGTCTCTACGCCGAATTTTATTCCTTCCCCGTCCTGGTTTTCGCCGAGAGCATCGACCTTTACGTCATCTCGGCAGCCATCGCCGTCGCTGCGGCGCTTGCGGGCGCGGCTCGCGCCATCGCCGGCGCGGTGGTCCTGCCCGCAGCGGTCGCCATGCAGGCACCGGCGCCCGTCCGCTACCGATCAGTGTTCGGCATCGGACAGACCATCACACGGCACTTTTCGCAGATGACGGTGATGGCGTTCCGGCAGATCATCCGACGGCCGCTGCGCGCCCTGCTGACGACGGTCGGTGCGTCCTTCTCCGTAGCGCTGCTGGTGACCGCTCTGTTCTCCTTCGACTCGATCAATTTCATGATCGATGCCGTCTTCTTCCAGGTCGAACGACAGGACGCGACCCTTTCCTTTGACCGAAACCGCGGTCCCGCCGCGCTTCAGTCGGTCGCCGCATTGCCGGGCGTGATGCGCGCCGAACCGTTTCGCGCCGAGCAGGCGATCCTGACGAACGGGCACAGGGAAAAGCGGCTGCCGATCACCGGCCTCCCGGACGGAACCGATCTCGCCCGCATCGTCGATCTCGGGCTGCATCCGCTCGATCCGCCCGCTTCCGGATTGATGATCTCGGACCGCGTCGCCCGCTACCTCGGCGTGGGCATGGGAGACCGCATTTGGGTCGATCTCGTCGACCGTGACCACAAGCGGGTCGATGTGACGGTCACCGGCATTGTCGAAAGCTATGTCGGCCTCGTCGCCTACATGCGCCTCGATGAACTCGATCATCTGGCTGGCGACGGCGCGCGCTTGACCGGTGTGAGGATTTCCGTCGACCGCACCAGGCTTGACGCGCTTTACCGCAAGCTGAAGGCCATTCCCGCGATTGGCGCCGTCGCGTTGCAGGGCGTCTCGCGCGACAATTTCCGCAAGACGATTGCCGAGAACATAACCATCATGACGACGGTCTACACCATTCTCGCCGTCATCATCACCTTCGGGCTGATCTACAACTCCGCCCGCATCCAGCTGTCGGAACGGGCGCGCGAACTGGCGAGCCTGCGCGTTCTCGGCTTCACGCGCGCCGAAGTGTCGAGTGTCCTGCTGATCGAGCTTGCGGTGATCATTGCTTTCGCCCAGCCGCTCGGCTGGCTGTTCGGCTGGCTGTTTTCCTGGTCGGTGGTCGAAGGCTTCGACAGCGACCTGTTCCGCATACCGTTCGTCATCAACCTTTCGACCTTCGCCGTGGCGAGCCTGGTCGTCATTATCGCCGCAGCCCTGTCGGCGCTGATCGTCCGTCGTCGCGTCGACCGTCTCGATCTCGTCCGCGTCCTGAAAACGAGGGAGTAA
- a CDS encoding ABC transporter ATP-binding protein: MRKAIFRVDELTKVYRTGDVEVFALRGVDLELFEGEMTVLLGPSGSGKSTLLNIMGGLDRATDGKVFFEDSELTACTERQLTRFRREHVGFVFQFYNLIPSLTAWENVALVTEISRHPMSPEEALDLVGLKERMHHFPAQLSGGEQQRVAIARAIAKRPKVLLCDEPTGALDSKTGVRILEVLCRINEEFGTTTAVITHNAGIRQIAHRVVSFRDGRIEDIVVNDRRIPPAEVTW; this comes from the coding sequence ATGCGCAAGGCCATCTTCAGAGTCGACGAATTGACGAAGGTCTACCGGACCGGCGATGTCGAGGTCTTTGCCCTGCGCGGTGTCGACCTCGAGCTTTTCGAGGGCGAGATGACGGTCCTGCTCGGCCCCTCGGGCAGCGGCAAGTCGACGCTGCTGAACATCATGGGCGGGCTCGACCGTGCCACCGACGGAAAGGTCTTCTTCGAGGACAGCGAACTGACCGCCTGTACCGAGCGCCAGCTCACCCGCTTTCGCAGGGAGCATGTCGGCTTCGTCTTCCAGTTCTACAATCTGATCCCAAGCCTGACGGCCTGGGAGAACGTCGCGTTGGTGACCGAAATCTCAAGGCACCCCATGTCGCCGGAAGAAGCGCTGGACCTTGTCGGCCTGAAGGAGCGCATGCACCACTTTCCGGCCCAGCTGTCCGGTGGCGAACAGCAGCGCGTCGCCATTGCCCGAGCGATCGCCAAACGGCCAAAGGTGCTTCTTTGTGACGAGCCGACGGGCGCGCTGGATTCGAAGACCGGCGTTCGCATTCTCGAGGTGCTCTGCCGGATCAACGAGGAATTCGGCACGACGACGGCCGTCATCACCCACAATGCCGGCATTCGCCAGATCGCCCACCGGGTCGTCAGTTTCCGCGACGGCCGCATCGAGGACATCGTCGTCAACGACAGGCGCATCCCGCCCGCGGAGGTGACGTGGTGA
- the trxC gene encoding thioredoxin TrxC, with amino-acid sequence MTEAHQIVCPSCAGINRLRIDRDPLTAKCGTCGALLFSGHPIEVDGGRFSRQIEKSTIPVVVDVWAPWCGPCRSMAPAFEAAAKRLEPKVRFLKLNSDDEQQTAGRLSIRGIPTMLLYLNGREVARVSGAMGERQIVDWLTSSLAGL; translated from the coding sequence ATGACAGAAGCACACCAGATCGTCTGCCCGTCCTGCGCAGGCATCAACCGCTTGAGGATCGACCGCGATCCGCTGACGGCAAAGTGCGGAACGTGCGGGGCGCTTCTGTTTTCGGGTCATCCGATCGAGGTGGACGGTGGGCGCTTCAGCCGGCAGATCGAGAAGAGCACCATCCCCGTGGTCGTCGATGTCTGGGCGCCGTGGTGCGGGCCTTGCCGGTCGATGGCGCCGGCATTCGAAGCGGCGGCAAAGCGGCTGGAGCCTAAGGTCCGGTTTTTGAAACTCAATTCCGACGATGAGCAGCAAACCGCAGGCCGGCTGTCGATCCGCGGCATTCCGACCATGCTGCTCTATTTGAACGGCCGCGAGGTGGCGCGGGTCTCGGGCGCCATGGGAGAGCGGCAGATCGTCGACTGGCTGACGTCCAGCCTTGCCGGGCTGTGA
- a CDS encoding efflux RND transporter periplasmic adaptor subunit — MPSAWLKNGVYALLGIAVIGGFAFALRERPVLVDTAQIAEAPMKVSILQEGKTRVRDVYTVSSPIAGHLARTVLEEGDPVKANATIVAAIHPLDPPLIDDRTLAELKATVEGAEAAVAMAETQYESASVNLSLSERELKRSEDLARTSVISESTLLKARTDLKTKLAAVAEARAAIDLRKAELATARAKLMQPNDSGAPGGRTCCVNVTAPVDGVVLAVFAKSEQPVAVGAKIAEIGDPAKLEIVVDLLSSDAVKLGPGTEARILDWGGEPLEASVRRIDPAAFTKVSALGIEEQRVNAILDLDTTDPRLGHGFRVYAELTVWQSPGVLQIPIGALFRNGRDWSAFAVRDGQAAQVTLEIGHMNDETAEVLSGLSAGDMVILHPSDIIEQGTLVSQR, encoded by the coding sequence ATGCCTTCTGCCTGGCTGAAAAACGGAGTCTATGCCCTGCTTGGTATCGCGGTCATCGGGGGATTTGCCTTCGCGCTGCGGGAAAGGCCGGTGCTGGTCGACACGGCCCAAATCGCCGAGGCGCCGATGAAGGTCTCGATCCTGCAGGAGGGCAAGACGCGGGTGCGCGACGTCTACACGGTCTCTTCGCCGATCGCCGGCCATCTCGCCCGCACGGTGCTGGAGGAGGGCGATCCGGTCAAGGCGAATGCGACGATCGTTGCAGCCATCCATCCGCTCGATCCGCCGCTGATCGACGACCGCACACTGGCGGAGCTGAAGGCAACGGTCGAAGGGGCGGAGGCGGCCGTCGCCATGGCCGAAACCCAGTATGAGAGCGCCAGCGTCAATCTCAGCCTGTCCGAGAGGGAGCTCAAGCGCTCGGAGGATCTGGCCAGGACGAGCGTCATTTCCGAAAGCACGCTGTTGAAGGCAAGGACCGATCTCAAGACGAAACTGGCGGCCGTCGCAGAGGCTCGCGCCGCCATCGACCTGCGCAAGGCGGAACTTGCCACCGCCCGCGCCAAGCTGATGCAGCCGAACGATAGCGGGGCACCGGGCGGCCGCACCTGCTGCGTCAATGTGACGGCTCCTGTCGATGGCGTCGTGCTCGCCGTCTTTGCCAAGAGCGAACAGCCCGTCGCCGTCGGCGCGAAGATTGCCGAGATCGGCGACCCCGCGAAGCTTGAGATCGTGGTCGACCTTCTGTCTTCCGATGCGGTCAAGCTGGGCCCGGGCACCGAAGCGCGGATCCTCGACTGGGGCGGCGAGCCGCTGGAGGCGAGCGTCCGGCGGATCGATCCTGCCGCATTCACCAAGGTATCGGCACTCGGGATCGAAGAGCAGCGGGTGAACGCCATTCTCGATCTCGATACGACCGATCCGCGCCTCGGCCATGGCTTTCGTGTCTATGCGGAGCTGACGGTCTGGCAGTCCCCCGGCGTCCTGCAGATCCCGATCGGAGCACTGTTCCGCAATGGGCGAGACTGGAGCGCCTTTGCCGTGCGCGATGGTCAGGCCGCGCAAGTGACACTCGAGATCGGGCACATGAATGATGAGACGGCCGAGGTTCTCTCCGGCCTGTCGGCCGGCGACATGGTCATCCTGCATCCGAGCGATATCATCGAGCAGGGCACGCTCGTCAGCCAGAGATAG